TAAAAAAAGCCATACAAATATGTTCGGACATTACCCCTTGAAGACTTCCAAATAAACTCAAAAGAATCACACAGAATGAAGCTGCCCAAAGCGAAACGTGTGAAGAAGTCATTCTAATGGAGATTTTATAAGAATAAAATGCAGTAATGGTTACCAGAAATACGCCAAAAAGCCTAATGGCTATAAAACTTTTTCCGAAGAAGTAGATAATTGAGGCGAAGAACGCAAAGGTCAAAGGTGGTTTTAAATCCCAGAGTTGTGTATAGGGCAGGTATCCGTCTACCAAGGATTGCCCTAGAAGAATGAATGTGCTTTCGTCACGGTCTATATAATCTCTAAAGAAAAAAGGAAAACGGATAAGAAATGTAATTCCGGTAAGAATTAGAAAAACAGTTCTGTTTTTAAGTTGGGAATTACCGTAAAGGACGTTTTTTAGAACACTAGGTTTCATTCACAAGTTTAACTTTATTTCCCATCTTTGCAAGATAGATAAATTGTGGATTCTTGAATTCTATGAAAGGGAAAAATCTATCGGAACGGGACAAAAGATATCTTTGGCATCCGTTGACCCAGCACAAAACCGCCGCTCCTCCTTTAGGTATTGTTAGGGCGGAAGGAGCCCTTTTGTGGGATGAGGCAGGAAATTCTTATATAGATGGCATTGCTTCTTGGTATACTGCTATGTATGGCCATGGAAATAAATTCATTACTGAAGCCATAAACAAGCAAATGAAGAAATTGGATTTTGTAATGTTCAGTGGCTTCACCCATGAACCGGCCATTGATTTGGCCGAAAAGTTAATGGCTATACTTCCAGATAATCAATCCAAACTATTTTTTAATGATAATGGATCTACCGCGATAGAGGCGGCAATTAAAATTGCACTCCAGTATCACCATAATCATAATGACAGAAGGGACACTTTAATAGCCTTTGAGAATGGATTCCATGGGGATACCTTTGGTGCGATGAGCGCCTCCGGGTTATCCTCCTATAATGGGCCGTTCGAGGATTTCTTGTTAAAGGTGGAGCGTATCCCGGTTCCGAATGACCAAAATATAGACGAAGTTCTTGAAAAGTTGGAATCGATTTTGAAAAATAATCGCTGTGCTGCCTTCATATTTGAACCCTTGGTTCAAGGTGCTGCGGGAATGAAATTTCACTCTGCCAAAGGTTTGGACAAGCTCGTTAAAAAGTGTAGGGAACACAATGTACTCTGTATTGCCGATGAGGTAATGACAGGGTTTGGTAAAACCGGGAAAAACTTTGCATCTGAAAATCTGCAAAACCTACCTGATGTGATGTGCCTCAGTAAGGCGTTGACGGCCGGCATGTTTCCGTTGAGTATCACGAGCTGTTCACAAAATGTATTTGATGCTTTTCTAAGTGAGGAGGTATCAAAAGGTTTTTTTCACTCCCATACTTATAGCGCACACCCTATAGGGTGCGCCGCAGCCTTGGCAGGACTGGAATTACTGAATTCCAAGGAAATAATGGAGAGAAGAACGTATATTGAAGCTGCCCATAAGTTTTTTGTTTTATCCGTTCGAAACCATCCAAAAATTAAGCATACTCGGGCTATGGGAGTCATTCTTGCAATAGATTTGGACTTGGAAATTGAACGATATGGTAATTTAAGAGATCAACTATATCAGTTTTTTATGAATAGAGGCATAATGCTTAGGCCACTGGGTAATACAATATATGTTTTGCCGCCCTTTGTGATTTCGAACGATCAACTGCGAGAAATATATAATGCAATCAACGAATTACTGGAAAGTTTCTAGATAGAATGTCGAAGGATAAAATTTCAATTACCGCTATTTCATCCATTTCTCCATTAGGTGAGACTTTGGAGGGAATTTGGCAAAATTACCAAAAGAGCGAGCATTTTCTTACTGTGCAAGACTTTGACGATAATCCTACCTGGGTGGGTCGATTAAACAAGAATACATATCAAAAGGTTGAAAAACTAAGAAAATCTGACACCAAATATAAAGAATTGGATAATAGCGTGTTATATGCACTGCTTGCTTCCCGAAATGCTATTCAAATGGCAGGTTGGTCAAGGAAAGAAGAAAGAAATTTTGGAATTAATATTGGTTCTTCGAGAGGAGCTACCGGGCTGTTTGAGAATTTTCATGAAGACTATTTAAAGAATAATAGAACACCTTCCCTAACTTCGCCCACCACCACTTTGGGGAATATTTCATCCTGGGTAGCCCATGATTTGGGAACAAACGGACCGGAATTTTCGCACTCCATTACCTGTTCC
This window of the Maribacter cobaltidurans genome carries:
- the bioA gene encoding adenosylmethionine--8-amino-7-oxononanoate transaminase, translated to MKGKNLSERDKRYLWHPLTQHKTAAPPLGIVRAEGALLWDEAGNSYIDGIASWYTAMYGHGNKFITEAINKQMKKLDFVMFSGFTHEPAIDLAEKLMAILPDNQSKLFFNDNGSTAIEAAIKIALQYHHNHNDRRDTLIAFENGFHGDTFGAMSASGLSSYNGPFEDFLLKVERIPVPNDQNIDEVLEKLESILKNNRCAAFIFEPLVQGAAGMKFHSAKGLDKLVKKCREHNVLCIADEVMTGFGKTGKNFASENLQNLPDVMCLSKALTAGMFPLSITSCSQNVFDAFLSEEVSKGFFHSHTYSAHPIGCAAALAGLELLNSKEIMERRTYIEAAHKFFVLSVRNHPKIKHTRAMGVILAIDLDLEIERYGNLRDQLYQFFMNRGIMLRPLGNTIYVLPPFVISNDQLREIYNAINELLESF